A region from the Planctomycetota bacterium genome encodes:
- a CDS encoding SPFH domain-containing protein gives MLLVGACLAIGPWFVPELGDFTKLILSGIGLLVLIVSGVAAVITKLYHKASANEAFVRTGMGGARVVKDGGTIVLPVVHQVIPVSLETMRLNVERRGPHALITKDNLRVDLSAEFYIKVQANGDDILNASRSLGDRSITPGSVSELVQEKLVSALRTVAATQELVELHSKRDEFAGKVQAIVTTDLASNGLTLESVTISALDQTDPSQLQERNVFDAQGLRKIAEITQRAKVQRNEIERQSEQEITLKDVATRKQVLDMQRDQAEFEAEQRTRVANVQAERKREQEAFRIEQEEAVSRRDIERQRAIEEAEVQRKLAVERAEVGKRVVLIEKLQEEETSEVAKQQAIEVAERRREAAIAAQEEERAAAQARALEAEAEKEAARQQVLTVEVKSQAERDAAQKLIAAQQVIDENRIREQTDAEVDAFRVIKKADAEKQSAEAQAAAKLRLAEADADAEKKRAEGDKAKRSVEVLIERDRVEVERERVEVERQELANRSEFEEAALNFEIDKLRIAADKDVRVAAAESLGHMLSKANMQIFGDPETMAKMSSRFMSAATVGNSADGFLRSLPPEAKKLVDRIQGKLADVLDDGDDEPAPSPEVNGTNGKSKS, from the coding sequence ATGCTTCTTGTCGGCGCGTGTCTCGCGATCGGGCCGTGGTTCGTGCCGGAGCTCGGTGACTTCACCAAGCTGATCCTTAGCGGCATCGGGCTTCTCGTCCTCATTGTCTCCGGCGTTGCGGCCGTCATCACCAAGCTCTATCACAAGGCGTCGGCGAACGAGGCCTTCGTGCGGACCGGCATGGGCGGAGCCCGCGTCGTCAAGGATGGCGGCACCATCGTCCTGCCGGTGGTCCACCAGGTCATCCCGGTCAGCCTCGAGACGATGCGGCTCAACGTCGAGCGACGCGGGCCGCACGCGCTCATCACGAAGGACAACCTCCGCGTCGACTTGTCGGCCGAGTTCTACATCAAGGTCCAGGCCAACGGCGACGACATCCTGAACGCCTCGCGCTCGCTGGGCGATCGCTCCATCACGCCCGGCAGCGTCAGCGAACTCGTGCAGGAGAAGCTCGTCTCCGCCCTTCGCACCGTGGCCGCGACGCAGGAACTGGTCGAGTTGCACAGCAAGCGCGATGAGTTTGCCGGCAAGGTCCAGGCGATCGTCACCACCGACCTTGCGAGCAACGGCCTGACGCTGGAGTCGGTCACCATTTCCGCGCTCGACCAGACTGACCCGAGCCAGCTGCAAGAGCGCAACGTCTTCGACGCCCAGGGCCTTCGCAAGATCGCCGAGATCACCCAGCGGGCCAAGGTTCAGCGGAACGAAATCGAGCGACAGAGCGAGCAGGAGATCACGCTCAAGGACGTCGCGACGCGCAAGCAGGTCCTCGACATGCAACGCGACCAGGCCGAGTTCGAGGCCGAGCAGCGGACGCGGGTCGCCAACGTTCAGGCGGAGCGGAAGCGCGAACAGGAGGCGTTCCGCATCGAGCAGGAAGAGGCCGTCAGTCGGCGCGACATCGAGCGTCAGCGGGCGATCGAGGAGGCGGAGGTTCAGCGGAAGCTGGCGGTCGAGCGGGCGGAAGTCGGCAAGCGCGTCGTCCTGATCGAGAAGCTGCAGGAAGAAGAAACGAGCGAGGTCGCCAAGCAGCAGGCGATCGAGGTGGCCGAGCGTCGCCGCGAGGCCGCCATCGCCGCACAAGAGGAAGAGCGTGCCGCCGCGCAGGCCCGAGCCCTCGAAGCCGAGGCCGAGAAGGAGGCCGCGCGTCAGCAGGTGTTGACGGTCGAGGTCAAGAGCCAGGCCGAGCGCGACGCCGCGCAGAAGCTGATCGCCGCCCAGCAGGTCATCGACGAGAATCGCATCCGCGAGCAGACGGATGCCGAGGTCGACGCTTTCCGCGTCATCAAGAAAGCCGACGCAGAGAAGCAGTCGGCCGAGGCTCAGGCGGCAGCGAAGCTGCGTCTCGCCGAAGCGGACGCCGATGCCGAGAAGAAGCGTGCCGAGGGCGACAAGGCCAAGCGGAGCGTCGAGGTGCTCATCGAGCGCGACCGCGTCGAGGTCGAGCGCGAGCGCGTCGAGGTCGAGCGTCAAGAGCTGGCCAACCGCAGCGAGTTCGAGGAGGCCGCGCTCAACTTCGAGATCGACAAGCTCCGCATCGCCGCCGACAAGGATGTCCGAGTCGCCGCAGCGGAGTCGCTCGGGCACATGCTTTCGAAGGCGAACATGCAGATCTTCGGCGACCCGGAAACGATGGCCAAGATGTCCAGCCGCTTCATGTCCGCCGCCACAGTCGGCAACTCGGCCGACGGCTTCCTGCGAAGCCTCCCGCCCGAAGCCAAAAAGCTGGTCGACCGCATCCAAGGCAAGCTGGCCGACGTGCTGGACGACGGCGACGACGAGCCGGCCCCGTCGCCCGAGGTCAACGGCACCAACGGTAAGTCGAAGTCTTGA